One segment of Malassezia restricta chromosome V, complete sequence DNA contains the following:
- a CDS encoding phosphatidylinositol glycan, class V yields MPPSTTRVLLASVLWRVVCVCLLLVSTHAQPAFDTSGELVRLTLRPGAWDAYWDAWAAPFVRWDTVYFVAMAERGYVYEQMLAFQPGIVHVLRVMGSVPRVWGAPWSPTCAVLGGAIAANLASILAPVLLYRLLRTLTRSDAVAERAALLSVLAPASGTSLSAPTPEPFYSVLALSGLLLLTHTHTAYQWGAAVCFALATWFRANGVLLCGFLVWHGLYKPVLESWPTRRTSHAISGIASALVSVSPFVAQQWWAYTRLCPGRPWCDARLPLAYTFVQRAYWDVGFLRYWTVAQVPNFVLAMPVLAVAAYACRPLVSSSVLVVLAPWRARQAPGDVYVYACHTLVLVCILLLASHVQIALRMATPGGMPLVWWACAALYERHRGVLVYLLCYSTAAIVLYAGFYPPA; encoded by the coding sequence ATGCCaccatcgacgacgcgcgtcctgctCGCCTCGGTGCtgtggcgcgtcgtgtgtgtgtgcctgctgctggtcagcacgcacgcacagccgGCGTTTGACACGTCcggcgagctcgtgcgctTGACGCTGCGGCCAGGTGCGTGGGATGCGTACTGGGACGCCTGGGCCGCGCCGTTCGTGCGGTGGGATACCGTGTACTTTGTCGCGATGGCCGAGCGTGGCTACGTGTATGAGCAGATGCTTGCGTTTCAGCCGGGCAttgtgcatgtgctgcgcgtgaTGGGATCTGTGCCACGCGTATGGGGCGCACCATGGAGTccgacgtgcgccgtgctggGCGGTGCGATCGCCGCGAATCTCGCGTCGATCCTAGCGCCCGTCCTCCTTTACCGCCTCTTGCGCACGCTGACGCGATCGGACGCGGTagccgagcgtgcggcGCTCTTGTCGGTGCTGGCGCCAGCCTCCGGCACGTCGCTGAGTGCCCCGACGCCTGAGCCCTTCTACTCGGTCCTGGCCCTAAGTGgtctgctgctgctcacgcacacgcacacggcGTACCAGTGGGGCGCGGCCGTGTGCTTTGCGCTGGCCACCTGGTTTCGCGCGAATGGCGTGCTGCTCTGCGGATTTCTCGTGTGGCACGGACTGTACAAGCCGGTGCTGGAGTCGTGGCCGACAAGGCGTACATCGCACGCGATCAGTGGCATTGCGTCAGCGCTGGTGTCTGTGAGTCCGTTTGTCGCGCAGCAGTGGTGGGCGTACACGCGCCTGTGCCCTGGCCGGCCGTGGTGTGACGCTCGTCTGCCCCTGGCTTATACCTTTGTGCAGCGTGCGTACTGGGACGTGGGCTTTTTGCGGTACTGGACCGTCGCGCAAGTGCCGAACTTTGTGCTGGCGATGCCCGTGCTGGCCGTCGCGGCATATGCGTGCCGCCCGCTTgtgtcgtcgagcgtgctcgtggtgctggcgccgtggcgGGCCAGGCAGGCGCCGGGAGATGTGTATGTGTATGCCTGCCacacgctcgtgctcgtATGCATCCTGCTGCTGGCGAGTCACGTCCAGATTGCGCTCCGGATGGCGACGCCGGGCGGCATGCCACTCGTGTGGtgggcatgcgcggcgctgtATGAACGGCACCGTGGGGTGCTTGTGTACCTACTATGCTACAGTACAGCGGCCATCGTGCTGTATGCGGGCTTTTACCCACCGGCCTAG
- a CDS encoding protein SYS1 — protein MPWPVQLPTALHGWDPWRILAQICVLQCVHYILLATFVPPLLSIFTEPAALRFEGGPAQVGMMLDWREVASKPTWDWTHLMDLVGWKPSDEAPAVPWTPTEQAALSDWTAGSIWLQGSNASGPVEPTVVAPSRFRWNDTSPTLTNDVPPPPTDSVEQQLEAWEYRRTHDKRRGWAISAAWMLTVFFDVQVLYYLVRKPTHVLDFVSTMHFTHLLITTWVAGAVPYALYWWALMIVHASLCIILAERFAIQREMRMGFTDHAVLDDMEMHRR, from the coding sequence ATGCCATGGCCTGTGCAGCTGCCGACGGCCTTGCATGGCTGGGATCCATGGCGGATCCTGGCACAGATATGCGTGCTCCAGTGCGTCCACTATATCCTGCTTGCGACGTTTGTGCCGCCGCTCTTGTCCATCTTTACGGAGCCGGCAGCCCTGCGGTTTGAGGGCGGCCCAGCCCAGGTCGGCATGATGCTCGACTGGCGCGAGGTCGCGAGCAAGCCGACGTGGGACTGGACGCATCTCATGGATCTCGTTGGCTGGAAGCCGAGCGACGAGGCACCAGCCGTGCCATGGACGCCGAccgagcaggcggcgctgtccGACTGGACGGCCGGGTCAATCTGGCTCCAGGGATCGAACGCGTCAGGGCCCGTCGAGCCGACGGTGGTGGCCCCGTCCCGCTTCCGCTGGAACGACACGTCCCCGACGCTGACGAACGACGTACCACCCCCCCCGACCGACTCggtcgagcagcagctcgaagcGTGGGAGTATCGACGGACGCACGAcaagcgccgcggctgGGCGATTAGTGCGGCGTGGATGCTCACCGTCTTCTTCGATGTACAGGTTCTCTATTACCTCGTGCGGAAACCTACGCACGTCCTCGACTTTGTGAGCACGATGCACTtcacgcacctgctcatCACGACCTGGGTCGCTGGGGCCGTGCCCTATGCGCTGTACTGGTGGGCCCTGATGATCGTGCATGCGAGTCTGTGCATCATTCTCGCCGAGCGCTtcgcgatccagcgcgagatgcgcatggGCTTTACGGAccatgccgtgctggacgacatggagATGCATCGTCGCTAG
- a CDS encoding AP-2 complex subunit sigma-1, producing the protein MACRGVETGEAWRVVFMLHFVLVQNQQGKARLAKYYVRYDDAEKKQLPGEVYRIVAQRNPRSQSNFVEFRHGTKIVYQRYAGLYFSVCVDMHDNELMYLEAIHLFVEILNAYFTNVCERDLVLHFYKVYAVLDEVFLAGVVADTSAAQVLQRLELLDRLG; encoded by the coding sequence ATGGCATGTCGCGGCGTGGAGACAGGCGAGGCGTGGAGGGTTGTTTTTATGCTCCATTTTGTGCTGGTGCAGAATCAGCAGGGCAAGGCGCGGCTAGCCAAGTACTATGTCCGCTACGACGACGCTGAGAAGAAGCAGCTGCCTGGTGAAGTGTatcgcatcgtcgcgcagcgcaaTCCGCGGTCACAGAGCAATTTCGTCGAGTTCCGGCACGGTACCAAGATTGTGTACCAGCGATACGCGGGCCTGTACTTTTCCGTGTGTGTCGACATGCACGACAATGAGCTCATGTACCTCGAGGCCATCCACCTGTTTGTCGAGATCTTGAATGCCTACTTTACCAACGTGTGCGAGCGAGATCTCGTGCTCCATTTCTACAAGGTCTACGCGGTGCTGGACGAAGTGTTCCtcgcgggcgtcgtggccgaTACGAGTGCGGCGCAGGTCTTGCAGCGTCTCGAACTACTGGATCGTCTTGGTTAG
- a CDS encoding required for respiratory growth protein 9, mitochondrial, translating into MWRRCALRSLHTSARAALPRVRRPTAPTAPTTKPAPARLPWFMDEHIVEAKAPPPEPSPDVLPPVVWMPAYIPTSGHVPQQLSTLVDMCTTGALHPLVARPAEPDDIDVDDWSERVRGSPITVIRPTATSEAVVDQVQDWIVIVQVRGTNVGTVRRVAQELVQYLKHTPPPTTLPAKDAALDAVLGPAHIIQQATSEHPESWSPKRKLSREAIEGVRLLHAKDPAHFSVKTLSERFGVSVEGMRRILHSSWQPSPEAAQRQNARAHSQRNAREAEEMDALLPTTYPVRVEGLVSSADLAKEGRRAKSVASRGSGDWCLIDAGWCVVHVMTSDARERYRIEELWKA; encoded by the coding sequence AtgtggcgtcgctgtgcGCTGCGATCGCTGCACACCAGTGCCAGGGCTGCGTTGCCCAGGGTGCGGCGCCCCACGGCTCCTACAGCTCCTACGACCAAGCCGGCACCGGCGCGCCTGCCCTGGTTCATGGACGAGCACATTGTCGAAGCCAaggcaccgccgcctgagCCGAGCCCCGACGTGTTGCCACCGGTCGTGTGGATGCCTGCCTATATCCCTACCTCGGGCCATGTGCCCCAGCAGCTCTCCACGCTGGTCGATATGTGCACAACAGGTGCACTCCATCCACTGGTGGCACGTCCTGCTGAGCCAGATGACATCGATGTCGATGATTGGTCGGAACGCGTGCGGGGCTCGCCGATCACCGTGATTCGGCCCACGGCGACCTCAGAGGCCGTCGTGGATCAGGTGCAGGACTGGATTGTCATCGTGCAAGTGCGCGGCACGAATGTCGGCACGGTGCgtcgcgtggcgcaggaacTCGTTCAGTACTTGAAGCATACGCCTCcgcccacgacgctgcCGGCCaaggacgcggcgctggatgcgGTCCTGGGTCCCGCTCACATCATACAACAAGCCACGTCTGAGCATCCTGAGAGCTGGTcgccgaagcgcaagcTCTCTCGCGAGGCGATCGAGGGCGTACGACTCTTGCACGCCAAGGACCCTGCGCACTTTTCCGTCAAGAcgctgagcgagcgcttCGGCGTGAGTGTTGAgggcatgcggcgcattCTTCACAGCTCATGGCAGCCGAGTCCTGAggctgcgcagcgccaAAACGCTCGCGCGCATAGCCAGCGAAACGCGAGAGAGGCGGAGGAAATGGACGCCCTCCTGCCTACCACATACCCTGTGcgcgtcgagggcctggTATCGAGTGCCGATCTGGCCAAGGAaggccgccgcgccaaGAGtgtggcgtcgcgcggcagcggtgATTGGTGCCTGATCGATGCTGGGTGGTGCGTCGTGCATGTTATGACGAGCGACGCTCGGGAGCGGTACCGCATCGAGGAGCTGTGGAAGGCCTAA